GCAACAACCTGAGCACGCTCGGCGTCGACGCCGGCCAGCTCGACGCCAAGCTCGACACGCTCTCGACGACCGTGAGCTGGGAGCCGACTCACGACTACGGCCGCGCGTTCGGCGACTTCGACTGGCACGAGAATCTCTCGAGCCGCTTCGCGGTCCACTTCACGCACAGCACCGAGACCGCGCAGGGCCAGCCGACCCAGGACGACTTCGAGAACTCGCAGATCCGCATCTCGGACGGGAACCAGATCTTCCAGGCGGGGCTGTTCGGTCCGGGCATCCAGATCCAGAAGGTCCGCTACCAGATGGCGTCGGTCGACGCGGGCCTGAAGTTCCATGGCCTGTCGCTCGAAGGCGAGTACTACTTCCGGCTCGTCGACCAATTTGACGGGACTCTGACCGACTCACTCGGCTTCAGCAATTTCAAGGACCACGGCTTCCAGCTGCAGGCATCCGCCATGCTGGTACCACAGGTCTTCCAGCTGTACGCGGGCGGGTCGATGATCTTCGGCCAGTTCGGCCAGCCCTGGGACTCACGCGTGGGCTTCAACTGGTTCCCGTTCGCGAACCAGAGCTTTCGCTGGAACAACGAAGTCGGCTTCTACGCCCACTGCCCGGTCGGCGGCATCGCGTATCCCTATCAAGTCGGAGGAAATGGCTTCCTGTTCCAGTCGAATCTCGAGCTCGCGTTCTGACTCGCAGGGGTGTTAGAGTATCTCGTGCACCGCAGGCAGAGCGTCGGCGACGGCGCTTCCCGATGGCAGCGTGGCTTGGGACTTCACCGGTACGGCCGTCACGTTCAGCGACGGGAATCGGGTGGATCACACCGTCACGGGGTCGCTCACGTTCGCGTCCCTCGACTACGCGACTATGCCGCCCATCCACACCATTTCCATGAACGCGTTGGTCGACGGCGTCGACTCAGTGGTCGCCTCGATCTACTACGTGACCGCCATCGACGGAGCGCCGGGCACGGTCGACTACTTCGACTCGTCCAACGGCATGTACAGCGTGAGCTCGCTGCCCTACCCCACCCCTCCCAGCGCCACGAGTGACCCGTTTGTGGTCACGATCAACCTGAGGGACAAGAACGGTTCTCTGTTCGACGGTACGTACCCGCTTCCGCCGGCTCATGCTCCAGACATCGACATCTTCGCGGCCGCCGGGCTCTCGATCAGCCAGAGGTACTGCATCGTCGGGAATCCGATCAGCGGAAGCCTGCTCTGCAGCACCTACCCCAACTTCACCGTCAGCTTCACCTCGTTCAGTGACCCTGTTCCCGAGCCGAGGTCGCTCGCGCGGCTGAGCCTGGCAGGCTTGGGCGCGCTCGCGCTGCTAGCGGAACGCCGGAATCACCTCGGCGCCCATGCGTTCGATCGTCTGCATCACCTTCTCGTGCGGGATCTTATACGGATTCACGAGACAGAGCAGCAGGTCGACGCCGGCGTCCTCGTAGCGGCGGCACGCCTCCAGGCAATCGGCGGGAGTCCCGAGCGCGCAGGCGCCCGAGCTGGTCAGATACTCGAGCGTGAGCAGCTCGAGCGCGCCGCTCTGGTCCACCTTCGCGAGCTCCGCGGCGTAGCCGTAGTTGCCGAGCTCGCGCCGCGTCTCGGCCATCCAGCCGGCGAGTGACCCGATCAGCCGTGCGCCGGCCCGCGGATACCACTCGAAGGACTCACGCGCGACCTGCCACGCCTCCTCGCGCGTGGGGGCGCACAGGGTCATGGTGAAGGTGGCGGCCTGGTCGTGGACCCACTTGCCCAGCGGCTTCTCGCAGCGGGCGATCGCGGCGCGGTACAGGTCGATCTTGCGCTTCACCTCCGCGGGCGGAACGCCGACCGCGAACGAGCACAGGCCCAGGCCCAGCTCGCCCATCTGCACGTGGCCCTCGTCGGACGAGGTGGCGCCCCAGATCGGCGGGTGCGGTGACTGGAGGGGCTTGGGCTGCACGCGGCGGCGCGGCATGCGCCAGTGTTTGCCCTCGAAGGCGTACTGCTCGTTCGTCCAGCAGCCGACGACGTGCTCGATCGCCTCCTGCCACATGGCGCGCGTCTCGCGCGGGTCGACGTCGAAGCCCTCGAGCTCGGCCCGGGTCGACGAGCGGCCGGTGCCGAAGTCGACGCGCCCGTCGGACAGCAGGTCGAGCACGGCGACCGACTCCGCGGTGCGCACCGGGTGGTTGTACGGCTTGGGCAGGAGCCGCACGCCGTAGCCGAGCCGGATGCGCTGCGTGCGCGCGGCGATGGCGCCGTAGAGCACCTCGGGATTCGAGCAGTGCGAGTACTCCTCGAGAAAGTGGTGCTCGACCGTCCAGACCGCGTCCCAGCCACACTGCTCGGCGTAGACCGCCTGCTCGAGCGTGTCCTTGTAGGCGCGGTGCTCGGCACCGGGAGTCCAGGGGCGTGCGACCGGGATCTCGTAGAAGAGCGCGAACTTCATCGCACGAGTCTGTCACAAGCAGCGCGCCCGGGGCGCGCAGGAGACGAAGGACTCAGACGCGCCGGCGCAGGAAGAGTCCGCCCAGGCCGGCCAGACCGCCGAGCAGCCCTAGGGCCGCCGCGCCGGGCTCGGGGAAGCCGCCCGTCGTGACGTTCAGCGTCTGCAGCCAGTTGTGGCCACCGGCCGTGAAGACCTGCGGCCCGAACGCGACGCCGCACTGACCGCTGAAGGTACCGGGGCCACCCGCGCCCGCGCACACCAGGTTGTACACGGCGGAGTCAGTCGTGAACGGGACACCGTCGATCTCGCCCGAGACGGTTCCCGTGCCCGGGCCGCTCTGGATCAAGCTGAACTGCAGCACGGGAACGAACGCCTGGTAGCGCAGGTTCGTGAACACCACGTCGGGTCCGACGCCGCTCACCGGGGCGAACGTGGCGTTCGCGATCAAGATGTCGATCAGCCCGCCCTCCGGCAGCTGCCCGTTCTGATAGCCGTCCAGCACGACGCCGCTGGCCGGCGTCGAGCTGACGAGCGCGAAGTCCTCCGACGCGAGGCAATCGGCGGAGCCGACGGGACAGCCGTAGTTCGCGTTGGGGGCGAGCAGACCGCCCCCGGTCACGGTCACGCCGAAGTTGAAGATGAAGCTGGCGTGGGCCGGTGCGGCCGAGAGCAGCCAGGCGGCGAGGGCCAGCGTGAGCTTCCGCATCATGAACCGCTTCTCCTGCGCGCGAGGGCGATGCCCAGTCCGGCGAGCGCAGCGAGCCCGAGCGAACCGGGCTCGGGCACACCGGTGAACGTCAGCGTCGCGCCGACGACCACGGGGGCCGATTCACCGGGCACGGGCACGATTCCCAGAGTGAGTCCCTGCAGCGTGAACGTGCCGGCGACCACGTCGATCACCGCGCTGAGCGGGGTCGAGTTCTGGTAGCTCAGAGGCAGCGGGCCCACGCTCGCCTGCGTGTTCGAGTTCTTCGCGGTGTAGACCGCGTTCACGAGCACGGGCATCACGCTCGTGTTCCAGTGACCCGGGCTGATCGGCGTGCTGCTCAGCGTGTGGTAGCCCGTGTCGGGCACCACCGATGCGCTGTTGACCCACACCTGGTTGTAGCCGCCGTACACGGTGTTCAGCACGATCCACTGATTCGGCGCGGTGGTGAAGTTGAAGTCCGTGAGCATGCCGGTGGACGAGTCGAACGACGCGAACGCGCCGTTCAGGTTGAGCGTCGCCACCCCGATCGGCGTCCCGTCCACGGAAGCAGTCACCGTCGCGGCGCCGCCCGTGTACGTGAAGACGGTCGATGCCGCGTCGGCGCGGGCCGCGCACAGCAAGAGGAAGATCAGCCAGCCCGCGGTCCGAATCCTGGCGCGAAGCAGCCCGCTCACCGTCTCAGCTCCCTCCGAAGTCCCGACATCCGAAATGCACCAGATCTGCCGGTCCGTCTGAGCATCCTAACCGTTGGGTGAGGGGATTGGGAATCAATTTGGTGGAGAAATCCCACGTACGTGTTGGTATCCACCCCCCGTGATCTCGCGCGGCTGCGCGTGCGATGCTTGGCGCGAATGAATGCGAAAGGGAGACGCGCGCCGTGAGCCGCTTTGCGAATGCCTTCGGTCCCGACCATCCGGAAGCGACCTACCTGGCGCACGCATTCCCGGAGCAGCTTTGTGACACGGGCGAGGTGAAGCTCAACTTCGCCGTGGCGGGCGCGCCCGACAAGCCGGCGCTGCTGCTCATTCCGGGTCAGACCGAGTCGTGGTGGGGATACGAAGCGGCGCTGCCGCTGCTCGCCGAGCGCTTCCAGGCGTTCGCCGTCGACCTGCGCGGCCAGGGCCGCTCCACGCGCACGCCGGGGAGATACACGCTCGACAACATGGGCAACGATCTCGTGCGCTTCATCGACCTGGCGATCGGCCGACCCACGCTGGTGAGTGGACTCTCGTCAGGCGGCGTGCTGTCGGCCTGGCTGTCGGCGTACGCGCGGCCGGGTCAGGTGCGCGCCTGTCACTACGAGGACCCGCCGCTCTTCTCGTCCGAGCTCCACACCTCGTGCGGCCCGTCGATCCACCAAGCGATCGGCCCGATCTTCGCGCTGTGGAGCAAGTATCTCGGCGACCAGTGGAGCGTCGGTGACTGGGACGGGTTCGTGGCCGCCGCGCCGAACGAGCTGCCGCCCCGCCTCGCGGGCCTGGGCCGCGTGTTCGGCACGTCCACGAACAGCGAGCCGCCGCAGAACCTGAAGGAGTACGACCCCGAGTGGGGCCGCGCGTTCGCCACGGGCACGGTCGCGGCGAGCTGCAATCACGCCCGCATGCTGGCGAGCGTGAAGGTGCCGGTTCTCCTGACCCACCACTTCCGCATGATCGACGAGGCGTCGGGCGGGCTGCTCGGCGCCATGTCGGACCTGCAGGCGAGCCGCGTGCGCGAGCTCGTGACCGCGGCAGGACAGCGGATCGAGTACAAGTCCTTCCCGCAGATGGGTCACTCGATGCACGGTCAGGACCCGAAGCTCTACCGAGACAGCCTGTTCGAGTGGGTGGACGGCCTGTAGCCGGGCGTCCCCCAGCGCGTGGCACCGTGCGCGCTACCTGAAGAGGATCTGCTCGAAGAATTCGACGAAGGCGGGATCGTCGGACGGGATGCGCATGCCGAAGCCGGGCTGCGCCTTCGATCCCGGCGGCAGCTGGCGCGTGGTCCACTGCACGGTGCCGCGCAGCGTGACTTTCTCGCCAGCGCGGTCCCGCAGCGACAGGCGGACCTCGCTGCCGACCTCGGGCAGCGACTGGTTCGTGCGCAGGAACAGTCCCGTCTTCGAGACGTTCTTCACGTAGCCGTCGCCGCGCAGCTTGCCGCTCTCGAACGCGGCGGCGATCCGCTTCACCGCCCGGTGGAGCGTCCGCCGTTCGACCTTCCGTGGCGGAGACACCAGCCGGACCCCTATCGCCGGAAGCGGCAATCCCTTCCCATCGACGCGACAACCCCGGAGCTGGAGCGTCTGCCGAGTTACAATGAGAACGGAATCATGACTCGGCCAGCCACCACCTCGGCCGCGCGCGGGGACCGTAGGTCAGGCCGAACTGGTCGATCGCGCGCTGCCGGATCACGTCGACGGCCTCTTCGGGCGAGTCACACACGAT
The sequence above is drawn from the Myxococcota bacterium genome and encodes:
- a CDS encoding LLM class flavin-dependent oxidoreductase, whose protein sequence is MKFALFYEIPVARPWTPGAEHRAYKDTLEQAVYAEQCGWDAVWTVEHHFLEEYSHCSNPEVLYGAIAARTQRIRLGYGVRLLPKPYNHPVRTAESVAVLDLLSDGRVDFGTGRSSTRAELEGFDVDPRETRAMWQEAIEHVVGCWTNEQYAFEGKHWRMPRRRVQPKPLQSPHPPIWGATSSDEGHVQMGELGLGLCSFAVGVPPAEVKRKIDLYRAAIARCEKPLGKWVHDQAATFTMTLCAPTREEAWQVARESFEWYPRAGARLIGSLAGWMAETRRELGNYGYAAELAKVDQSGALELLTLEYLTSSGACALGTPADCLEACRRYEDAGVDLLLCLVNPYKIPHEKVMQTIERMGAEVIPAFR
- a CDS encoding PEP-CTERM sorting domain-containing protein, coding for MSGLLRARIRTAGWLIFLLLCAARADAASTVFTYTGGAATVTASVDGTPIGVATLNLNGAFASFDSSTGMLTDFNFTTAPNQWIVLNTVYGGYNQVWVNSASVVPDTGYHTLSSTPISPGHWNTSVMPVLVNAVYTAKNSNTQASVGPLPLSYQNSTPLSAVIDVVAGTFTLQGLTLGIVPVPGESAPVVVGATLTFTGVPEPGSLGLAALAGLGIALARRRSGS
- a CDS encoding alpha/beta hydrolase: MSRFANAFGPDHPEATYLAHAFPEQLCDTGEVKLNFAVAGAPDKPALLLIPGQTESWWGYEAALPLLAERFQAFAVDLRGQGRSTRTPGRYTLDNMGNDLVRFIDLAIGRPTLVSGLSSGGVLSAWLSAYARPGQVRACHYEDPPLFSSELHTSCGPSIHQAIGPIFALWSKYLGDQWSVGDWDGFVAAAPNELPPRLAGLGRVFGTSTNSEPPQNLKEYDPEWGRAFATGTVAASCNHARMLASVKVPVLLTHHFRMIDEASGGLLGAMSDLQASRVRELVTAAGQRIEYKSFPQMGHSMHGQDPKLYRDSLFEWVDGL
- a CDS encoding PilZ domain-containing protein — encoded protein: MSPPRKVERRTLHRAVKRIAAAFESGKLRGDGYVKNVSKTGLFLRTNQSLPEVGSEVRLSLRDRAGEKVTLRGTVQWTTRQLPPGSKAQPGFGMRIPSDDPAFVEFFEQILFR